ACATTGGAAGGAATTTTAAACATTGCACAACAAAAAAGTGACCAGGAGTAAGCAAGTAACAGAACACTTACTTCATCAGAATCAGAATCCGAGTCATTATCTGAGCTACCACTAGATTCTTCTTTCTTTACAGAAACTGTTTTAGCAGTGGTATCCTGGACATAGAAAGGAACCGCATTAGAAAGATGGCATAGACAAAAGATTTGCTAGAAACAAAACAATGTTTAAGAAATACAAATGTCACACAAGATAAGTTACCAAGAGTAAACAAGTACAACAGAGAACTTACTTCTTCAGAATCTGAATCTGAGTCGGAATCTGAGCTATCACTAGATTCTTTATTCTTCTTAACTGGTTTAGCAGTGGTATCCTGGAAATATATTGAAAATGTTAGTATCACATTATAAAGACAGAATAATGAAGCCTTAGTTTTCATATAACTAGTAGACTGATACCTCCTCAGAGTCAGAATCAGAACTTTCACTAGATTCTACCACTTTCTTGGCTACTGGTTTTTTAGTGGCTATCCTGCAAACTCCACAGAATTAGAAGACAAGATTAGGGGAATGGTAAGTGCAGGAAATATGTTTTATGCTTTTGTAATTATCTCACGTAGACATGCATTGCTAGAAATATGATTCTTACCTCATCTGATGAATCATCAGAATCACTGTCAGAGCCGTCCAATTCCTGCTTTTTCTTTTGTGCAGTAGCAACCCGCAGAATTCTTCACTTCGGTAGCTGGCTTCTGAAAACAAAGTGAAACATGGTGAAATCAGGCAAAAAGATAATTAAAAATGCTattaaatgatgaagcttccacttcaAAATTGGTAGGTAAATGAATACCTCAGTCAGAGCTTTCAGAATCAGAACTTTCATTGGATTCTGCAAGAGGCAAAAACTTACAGGATCACCAAAGTATAAGATATCGGCAAGAGGCAAAAACTAACCGTCCAGCACCGCGTTTGCCACATCAGTTGCCTCCGCGCGAGCAGGCCTTAGGTTGTCCGTCATACTGACCAAAACATGAGTAACAACAGCAGGCTTTCCAGCCATGTTGCACTTGTGCAGAGCAGACTTCTGAAATAAGAACACCTAAAGAACGAACAAAAGTAGTGCTCAACACAGACCCTTGATTTTTGTTTAAAAAAAGAGCAAATCTAAGTAAAGCACATAAAATCATCACTAAGATTCATGCAAATGGGGAAAATACATGTTAATCAAGCAAAATGCCTTCACAACTGCCAAGGGCACTCACAATGCTTCTCTTAGAAAGATGGCATAGTCAAAATGCTGATGTGGTACTGTAATAATTAAGAAAGAATGAGAGTGGAGCTGTATGTTCATATAGATACGGCTCTTAGCTCGTTTTCTTGCACTCCCTGTTTTCctactctttaattttctccacaatgcAACATCATTTAGATACAACCCTTAAGAAACAATGCATTGGGGtgattctctctaattttttcactACTAGGACGACACGTTAAGAGATAATGCATTGCGAAGGTTGAGATAACCAACCTTTTCAGGTGGAAGATCAATTCCAAAAGTTTCCTCTTGACAGAATTATACCATCTGCTTCTTCCAGGATCTCATCAAAATGGTTCAAGCCCTGCAAGGAATAAGGAGTCAATAGGTGGTAAACAAATCCAAGTTGCTCAGGAATGTTGAAGGAATATCTTGAAATTACCTCCACATTCTCAATTTTGGCAAAAATCAGAGTTTGGCTAAGATCACCTAACTTTGAGAGGAACTCCCATGCCTATTGCAGGAAAAAAAATACTCTATCAACATTAGGAACATTTTTCcaaagtatgaaatgcaaacaAACATGTGATACTATTCAACCCAATATCAATATAAAAAAATGCAATCTGTTGGGAAAGATGGCACTGTGAAGTAGTACACTCTAAATATCTGACATAATGAGTTACTTACTTGCCACACATCTTCTGCATGCCTTGTATAAGAAAGAGAGAGGAAGTCAATCTTGGTTGGGGAACCCTATTTTTCTCATAACCTGAAAGTGGTGCATGCTCATAAAGTCATATAATGGGTTACAGCAAGGAGCTCCAGTTTCACGATTTTTTTTAATATGTAAAGCCTAGTCGTCAAGTTAATACAAAGAGCAAAAGAGATTCTTGGGAGGAGTTCCTTACATCTTTATCCTCATCAGACAGCGTGGGCATGTCGATATGGATCGAGCAGTGCAATGTGAAGACATAATcacaaaaaagttaaaaaaaaagaATAGTCAGTCTACACTATACAAGTAATAGGTGATCAGGAACTACCAATACCAAGTTAGCATACATGATTATTCGTCAAGATACGAGTTCGCATTCAACAAACAGCAATCAATCATGCCACAACAATATAAAACACAAGTTATACAACCAATCATTCAACAAAGCATACAAGCCACACCATCAAGCAAATGCAATATTCACAGAGTCACACACACACAGTCAAGCCACACACAAATTCACCATCAAGCCACAGACGGTCAAGCCACACACACACAGAGTCAAGCCACACATATTCACCAtcaagccacacacacacacacaatcaagccacacacacacacacaatcaagccacacacacacacagtcaagCCACATATATTCACCATCAagccacacacagacacacacagaaTGGAGCGCTTGCACACAAGAAACATACTTAGATAGGGGCACAAACAGAAAGCTAATACATGCAAGCCCGAAGTAATCTCAGAAAGCTATAAAGTTAGCAGCAttgataaaaaaacatgtgatgaacaAACTTTCACAGATAAATAAATTCTGGAGTTATGCTCACAGCAGAATTATATGCCCAGGTGTGTAATGACAAAATTCTGGAGTTATGCTCTTTTATCTAGAACAAAGTCTAAGGGGAACTAACTAGCAGCACCTCATCTAGTACTCGTATCATGATCAGTTAAATGGAAATAGCAACATGAGGAAGAAAAGAAGGCCACATGGTTTGCACTCTTGTAAAACTTTCTGTCTAAATGGTTTGCACCCCTTAATACACATCACCATATATGGGAACATGAGCAAAGCATGACAAGAAGTAAGCAATTGAAAATAACATAGTAACACCCTGAACATCCATCAAGTAGAATGAGAATCGACAGATGGCCAACAATCCAATTTCAATCAAAATAACCGATCTGAACAACGCAACATTTGAGATCCGAACATCCATCAAGTAGCATCAAAGGGCGCATGCGTTTGAGATATGAAAGTAACCGACGAACAGCGCAGGTGACCGAACAGAGGAACCGATCTGAACGA
Above is a window of Triticum dicoccoides isolate Atlit2015 ecotype Zavitan chromosome 5B, WEW_v2.0, whole genome shotgun sequence DNA encoding:
- the LOC119305250 gene encoding nucleolin 2-like; its protein translation is MIHQMRIATKKPVAKKVVESSESSDSDSEEDTTAKPVKKNKESSDSSDSDSDSDSEEDTTAKTVSVKKEESSGSSDNDSDSDSDEPAKSTIPAKRLLTTEKKSEHSKDDSDDSSDESDEEPALKKPKEFLVFAFSSEDFGLLGCQERKQW